A region from the Hydra vulgaris chromosome 10, alternate assembly HydraT2T_AEP genome encodes:
- the LOC105846361 gene encoding uncharacterized protein LOC105846361 — MQLQMKCYRQIAIHIFLQAVLGSISLVISDAPNALENRKFLLKSNFYFTKEMNRIIFHMPHATVCKIIQTVTKEHNIGYSLYYSRNYMQKAWNICAETTINVKMPATPENFNVILVKVYNLLPISFQCNILNLIISQLSGLKDNKCENAFQMSDAKRKTYNAVMYLVENELRKKFSIMPISSQCNQIFSGATGVYADTLKFSFSNLKSPGIESTENTLRSLVPKLVENFYKENDMSLPDMSPFWKRMMNSKFFLHFSSYEENESFTVNLKLFYALNGEPPQSAHLVLASIYSYGIEKFEKNIEASVTISFENKNLDTKVKFERFPDFLVNYFNKSASCEKCIILNSISVYSNKSIDETIQKLHLMNKITKNSCPELYRESNKNENTILSNQKSNERRNGILTPQQQKTEQRNSSNQTITKISVVEVFVIISLSFVFIFGVAFLGTMIVYLKRKRQRREFEKAMDIDLKLSKSSISQNTDSLNLATTKESNHTDKSEKESLYFPTEQSYNYNKPLKCLDTLSQTFDENNFSLKNNTENIFKVKSSSYLLEKLDKNYNQTIKHFLNQNIKETDL; from the exons ATGCAATTACAAATGAAGTGTTACAGACAAATAGCAATTCATATCTTTTTGCAAGCAGTTTTAG gatCGATTTCTCTAGTTATCAGCGACGCACCAAACGCTCtggaaaacagaaaatttttgttaaaaagtaacttttattttacaaaagaaatGAACCGAATAATTTTCCACATGCCGCATGCCACAGTCtgtaaaataatacaaacagtAACCAAAGAACACAATATTggttattctttatattatagtAGGAATTATATGCAAAAAGCTTGGAATATTTGCGCTGAAACAACGATAAATGTCAAAATGCCAGCTACCCctgaaaattttaatgtaatactTGTGAAGGTATACAATCTTCTTCCAATAAGCTTTCAatgcaatattttaaacttaattatatctCAATTGAGCggtttaaaagataataaatgcGAAAATGCGTTTCAAATGAGCGATgctaaaagaaaaacatataatGCAGTAATGTATTTAGTTGAAAACGAATTACGAAAGAAATTTTCCATAATGCCAATTTCGTCACAAtgcaatcaaattttttctggTGCCACCGGAGTGTATGCAGACactttaaagttttcattttccAATCTAAAGTCACCAGGAATAGAGTCAACTGAAAATACATTAAGAAGTTTGGTACCAAAGTtggttgaaaatttttataaagagaaCGATATGAGCCTACCAGATATGAGCCCGTTTTGGAAAAGAATGATGAAcagtaaattttttcttcacttCAGCAGCTACGAAGAAAATGAGTCTTTTACAGTTAACTTGAAACTCTTTTATGCCTTAAATGGCGAGCCTCCGCAAAGTGCGCATCTTGTTTTGGCTTCAATTTATTCATATGGcatagaaaaatttgaaaagaatattgaGGCGTCAGTAACGATAtcatttgaaaacaaaaatttagacACAAAAGTAAAGTTTGAGAGATTTCCTGATTtcttggtaaattattttaacaaaagtgcTAGTTGCGAGAAATGCATAATCTTAAATAGTATATCGGTATACTCCAACAAATCAATAGACGAAACAATCCAAAAACTGCATCTCATGAATAAGATTACGAAGAATTCATGTCCTGAGCTCTACCGTGAAagtaacaaaaatgaaaatactattttaagcaatcaaaaaagtAATGAGCGACGAAATGGAATATTAACTCCTCAGCAACAAAAAACCGAACAAAGAAATAGCTCAAATCAAACCATTACAAAGATATCAGTCGTAGAAGTGTTTGTTATCATATCgcttagttttgtatttatatttgggGTGGCATTTCTTGGAACTatgattgtttatttaaagcgCAAAAGACAGAGAAGAGAATTTGAAAAAGCCATGgacattgatttaaaattatctaaatcATCCATATCTCAAAACACAGACAGTTTGAACTTAGCCACAACAAAAGAAAGTAACCATACCGACAAATCTGAAAAAGAATCGTTATACTTTCCGACCGAGCAATCATATAACTACAATAAACCTTTGAAATGTTTGGACACATTATCTCAAACATTCGATGAAAACAACTTTTCCCTTAAAAACAATAccgaaaacatttttaaagttaaatctAGTTCTTATCTACTTGAGAAACTagacaaaaattataatcaaacaataaaacactttttaaaccaaaatataaaagaaacagatttataa